The Pontibacter korlensis sequence CCCGTTGGCGTACCCTGTGTAGACGCTTAGCCTGACCTCTTGCCCATAGGGCACCCTGATGGCTTCTGAAGTTATCTCCGTTAGGTTAGGGTTGTTGTTTACAAAGAACTCTTCCTGCGTTGCCGGCTCCAGAACTTCCTTTGTTGTAGTATAGGTGTTTTGCTCGTACACTATGGACTCGGTTCCGCCAGTCGGGTAGACAACCTCGTTTAGCATCCCAAAACGGGAAGCCGCTCCAGGCGTGCGATCCGAGGTTTTGACATAGCTTTTCCAGTGAAGAAGGGATCCTCCCGATTCATACTGCAAGAAGTAATCTGCCTCCTTGGCGGGAGTAAAGCCCTGCCCTCCTTTTGCATTGTAGTAGCCAACCAGGTCTTGGGAAAACGAAAAGCGGTGCGGCAGCTCCTCAGGGCTTATGTAACTGAACCCGTACTTCTGAACGGGCAGACCGTCTGAACCACCGATTTCGAGAGAGGTCAAGAAATACCTTGTTTTCAGGGTTCCTAGATCCTCACTGGCGCTGATTGTGGCGGCTAACTGTGGCTCCATGGCTTTGGTGGAAACCACTTTATCATAACCGAGGCTAGCCTGCTTTTTGAGTAAGCCGCCGCTGCCATAGAGGCTGACTGTTTTGAGCAGCTTCGCTCCGTAAAGGTCCTGCCTGTCATCATAATTGAACGCAAGTGAGAATCCCAATCCAGTCACTGCCACGAGGTACTTGGTGGTGGTGACCTTATAGCGGGAGCAGTTCATGCTGGCAAAGTAAGTATAGTGTGAGTTATCGTTTAAGAATCCGTCTCCCGCCTCTATCCCGTTCTTCATGTCATAGAACTCATTATAGTCATACATATAGCTGTAGGAGACGGTGTTGTAGGTAAAATGAACCACATCGTTATAGGGAGACTCCACTTTGCTCAGGAACCAGGCCGTTGGCAGGCTGGGATTGGGATTGGCCCCATCATCACACGCATTGTCGTTGTCGTACTGGGTGTATTCGATGTCGGAGTTGATGCCAAATGAATACTTTGTACCATCGGAGTTAGTCAGCGTGAACGTGTAGGGGAAAGTGCTGAGCACCTCAATAGATACCCCTTGCTGGTGGTTCAGCAGCAGAGCCTCCCCATCCTTTATAATGAAGTCTCCGCTCTGGCCAAAGACATTGAACGAGAACACATCGTATTCACTGTCGTGGCCTGCAGAGTTCTCGAGCCCCACGTAGACCTCCTCTAGGTAATCTAGGCCCTCCTGGGTGTACCCGGTCAACCTGTCTGGCGTCACCGCACCTCTTTGGGATGCGTACTCGTCAGGTACCCCCCGCACGGTCCGTTGTATCACCCCGGTAAAGCTGTCTGTCCAACCTATGCCAAGCTGGCCACCCCAGTCGTTTACCCTGGTTCCGGTGGAGAAATACTCTAAAGTGGGCGCATAGGAGATAGCGCCTTGCTGGAGCTGAAAGAGGGGAATACTCTTCCCAATCCCCCCGGTTGACTTCTTAACGTTCATTCCCCCATAGCTACCTAAGGAGGCGGCGGTTGGGGAAGGGGTGAGCCTCTTCTCGGCGTTGAAGACATCGAAGCTCTGGGCTGCTCCCCTTTCACTTGTGAGCAACGCAAACCAGCAGCACAAGGAAAAGAGCATCAAGTTTTTCTTCATGATGAAATAGGACTTTAAATTCGAAAGTTTATTTTTTTTTGAAGGCGTTCTGACTTGACTGCAGAACGCAACTCGTTTTAGGTCGTGCGAAACGACCTCAGTTGAACTTGCCGATGTTGCTCAGGTTGAGCGTAACGATGATTTGTTTTGGGAAGTGGTGCAAACTCACCTTTGCAGGAATAGCTGTAATGTAGGCAGGCATAAGTGTAAGATTGTTTGTTTTCACGTAATAAGCACAGGCAATTATATTACAATATTCATATATATTAAATTGCTTGTTGTTATGCTATTGTTAATTTTAAGCCGCGACAGTAGAGGATGCAGGAAGGATTACTGCAGACAGGTTATCAACTGCTGTCTGAGCAAGCGTGCTTTACATGACAATGTTAGGATGTTGCCGGGAAGCAAGGCTACGCCAGACAATCAGTAAAAAAATCCTTCAACTTGATCGTTAGACCAAGTTGGTCGGGCAAGTTGCCCCGTTAGTGCGATTAGCATTTGGATGTCTAGGAAGGTGAACTAAAGAGAGAAAGTAAAAGCAGAAGGTACTTAAATGATAATTAATAGACGGGCGTTCTTAGGGATTATTAACAGATCTTCAAGGCTATTACTCACCCAAAGAAGAATTATTTACTTTCAGGTACAAGCCATAAATTTAGATCCTGCTCTGGCAGTAATTAGAAATTTAATCATCCATTTCATAAAAGATGCTTTCCCTTACTCTATAACAAACGTTATGATGAGCTAAATGCAACTCGAATCATAAACCCAATTGATAGCGGGATTATAGTATCGCTTAAGATCTTACAGTTGTATGCTGGCTGCATGTCCGATGCAGCCAGCATACAGCCTACAGCTAACCTCACCTGCTGGTAATACTCCTACATTACCCTCTGGAGGGCCTGACTGCAGGAATCCGCAGTGACTTCCTTAGAACATGGAATTGGGCGGTTCTGAAACGGTGCCCTCCCACGACCCGGTAAAGCAGCTTGCGGGGAATTTCAAAATTCGCTTGCCCTGATCCAGTTCCTCGACCACCAGGTATGCCTTAGGCTTGATTGCCTGCGGGTCCCCACAGGATCACCTATGTGCAGGACGCACATGGGTGACAAGATGTTGAAACGAGGGGGCTACAGGAGTCCCTCGTCTGCTAAAGAGTAGTAGCTCTCGCTGGTGAGGATGAGGTGGTCCAGCACGGCGATATCCAGCAGCTCGCCCCCTTGCTTGATCTTCTTGGTGAGCTGCAGGTCCGCCTGGCTGGGTTTAAGGTTGCCCGAGGGGTGGTTGTGCGAGAGGATGATGGCCGAAGCGCAGGCTTTCAAGGCGGCCACGAAGACGAGCTTGGGATCCGCCACGGTGCCGGCCACGCCCCCGGTGGAGAGCTCGTAGACACCCAGCACCCGGTTTGCGCGGTTCAACAGCAGCACCTTGAACTGCTCGACGAACTCTATTTTGCTCTTGTCCCAGCTCTCCTTCAGCACCCTGTAGGAGTCGGCAGAGCAGGTGACCTGCGGGCGCTCTGATGGTTTCACCTTGTTGCGGTAAGAGAGCTTGACTTCGGCTACTTTGGCGGAGGCTTTAACGGTCTTTTCCATAATCATCTGGTTTTTTAGTTAGAGGAATTGATTATGGTGCCCCCTCAGGCCCCGGGCAACCAAGCCCAGAAGGAAACGGAATAAATGGGCCGCGGGCGGGCCCAGCGGGTTTATGCCGTAGTCTTTTGGGCGCCCCGGCAGCCCGGGGCCTACCTTTGCGCCAACAACAATGACCCTGGACTTTTGCTTTGAAGTGGCTTTGGGCCCGCGCTCCTTCCAGACTCCACCGCTCCCTTCCCAGCTATGATCCGCTATGACTACCACTACCGTGCTGTTGGTATGTGGGAAACCCCGCAGGGTGTTTTCCACATACCAACAGCCTTTTAGGCGGCTCCTGTCACGCGTCTTTTTTGGAGGGAGCGTGCGCGTGAACTTGCTACCTTTGACTGGAGGCTTATTGAAAGGCAGCTTCACAGAAAGTGTTATATTTAGCTGTTATGGAAAAAAGAGAATATGACGCCTCCTTCAAGCGGATGGCCATTGATCTGACCTACGCCAGGGGATCGGTAAAGGAAGTGGCTCTGGAGCTGGGCATTGACCCCGGCAGACTTAGCAAGTGGCGCCAGAAGGAGGGCACACCCATAAGGTCGGCCGAAGGTTTAACGGACGAGCAAAAAGAGATCAAAAGGTTGCAGAAAGAGCTAAAGGAGGCGCAGCTGGAGCGAGATATCCTAAAAAAGGCCATCAGCATCTTCTCCAAGGGAGACGGGCGGTATACGGATTCGTAGAAGAGCACCGGAACCAATTTCCCGTAGAGAAGATGTGCAAAGTCCTGAGGGTGAGCAGCAGCGGATTCTACTACTGGCTCAAGCACCCGGTGGGGCTAAGGGAGCTCAGAGAAGAGCGCCTGGTGGCCCAGATCAGGCAGGTGCATGAGCAGAGCAGGGGCCGCTACGGCAGCCCCCGCATCAGCTTTGAGCTAAAGGAGCAGGGCATCCAGGCCTCCCGTCCCCGCATCGCCAGGTTGATGCGAAAACATCAGATTCAGAGCATTGTACGGAAGAAATACAGGATCAATACCACTGACTCCAACCACAGCCTCACAGTGGCAGAGAACTATC is a genomic window containing:
- a CDS encoding JAB domain-containing protein; the encoded protein is MEKTVKASAKVAEVKLSYRNKVKPSERPQVTCSADSYRVLKESWDKSKIEFVEQFKVLLLNRANRVLGVYELSTGGVAGTVADPKLVFVAALKACASAIILSHNHPSGNLKPSQADLQLTKKIKQGGELLDIAVLDHLILTSESYYSLADEGLL
- a CDS encoding transposase → MEKREYDASFKRMAIDLTYARGSVKEVALELGIDPGRLSKWRQKEGTPIRSAEGLTDEQKEIKRLQKELKEAQLERDILKKAISIFSKGDGRYTDS